A genome region from Maridesulfovibrio salexigens DSM 2638 includes the following:
- the cooS gene encoding anaerobic carbon-monoxide dehydrogenase catalytic subunit: MAKDPRPAEELTIWEDARAMINKARAEGIETVHERLQKQTPHCKFCELGTSCRICTMGPCKITPKSPRGVCGADADVVVARNFGRFVAGGAAGHSDHGRDLIEVLEAIVEGETKDYKITDEDKLRRISAEVGIETEGRDIKDIARDAMECFFGDFGSRKKEVSFLSRVPQKRKDIWTKLGMVPRGVDREIAEMMHRTHMGCDNDAPNTLLHAARTSLADGWGGSMIGTELSDVIFGTPTPSMSQANLGVIKEDKVNILVHGHNPVVSEMILAASRDPEIVAEAKAAGAAGINIAGLCCTGNELLMRKGIPMAGNHLMTELAILTGAVEAVVVDYQCIMPSLVQISSCYHTRFIDTAAKARFTGATHFDIHPHNAYEQATEIVRLAVKAYSERDASRVDIPCEPVEIMTGFSNEAVISALGGSLDPLVQAIAAGDIRGAVGIVGCNNPKFQQDSMNVGLAKELIKKDILVLVTGCVTTAAGKAGLLVPDAIEMAGPGIKKVCGALGIPPVLHYGSCVDNARILQLCAALADALNVDISDLPVGASSPEWYSEKAAAIGLYAVASGIYTHLGHPPNILGSETVTNIAVSGLEDLVGASFVIEPDPVKAAELFDERIKAKRIGLGLSE; this comes from the coding sequence ATGGCGAAAGACCCCCGTCCGGCTGAAGAACTGACAATTTGGGAAGATGCCCGTGCGATGATTAACAAAGCGCGTGCAGAGGGTATTGAAACAGTGCATGAGAGGCTGCAAAAGCAGACTCCGCATTGCAAATTTTGCGAACTTGGTACCAGTTGCCGTATCTGTACCATGGGGCCGTGTAAAATTACCCCCAAATCTCCGCGCGGTGTATGCGGCGCTGATGCGGATGTTGTGGTTGCAAGGAACTTCGGTCGTTTTGTGGCTGGCGGTGCAGCAGGCCATTCTGATCATGGACGCGATTTGATTGAGGTGCTTGAAGCGATTGTCGAGGGTGAAACCAAAGATTATAAAATTACTGACGAAGATAAACTGCGCCGTATTTCCGCTGAAGTAGGTATTGAAACTGAAGGGCGCGATATCAAGGACATTGCCCGCGATGCAATGGAATGTTTCTTTGGTGATTTCGGCAGTCGCAAAAAAGAAGTTTCTTTTCTTTCCCGCGTTCCCCAGAAGCGTAAGGACATCTGGACCAAGCTGGGTATGGTCCCGCGCGGTGTTGACCGTGAAATTGCCGAAATGATGCATCGTACCCATATGGGCTGTGATAATGACGCGCCTAACACCCTTCTCCATGCAGCCCGGACTTCACTTGCTGACGGCTGGGGCGGCTCCATGATCGGTACCGAGCTTTCAGATGTTATTTTCGGAACCCCGACCCCTTCCATGTCGCAGGCCAACCTTGGCGTTATCAAAGAAGACAAAGTTAATATTCTTGTACACGGACACAATCCCGTTGTTTCCGAGATGATTCTGGCCGCTTCCCGTGATCCTGAAATTGTTGCCGAAGCAAAGGCCGCCGGAGCAGCCGGAATCAACATCGCAGGTCTTTGTTGTACCGGTAACGAATTGCTCATGCGTAAAGGCATTCCCATGGCGGGGAACCACCTTATGACCGAGCTGGCAATCCTGACCGGAGCGGTTGAGGCTGTGGTAGTTGATTATCAGTGCATCATGCCCAGTCTTGTGCAGATTTCCAGCTGCTACCACACCAGATTTATCGACACCGCAGCTAAGGCCCGTTTTACCGGGGCCACTCATTTTGATATTCATCCGCATAATGCTTACGAGCAGGCGACTGAAATAGTGCGTCTGGCTGTTAAAGCATATTCTGAACGTGATGCTTCCCGTGTGGATATTCCTTGTGAGCCTGTGGAAATCATGACCGGATTTTCCAACGAGGCCGTTATCTCCGCACTGGGCGGTTCCCTTGATCCGCTGGTTCAGGCTATTGCTGCCGGGGATATTCGTGGTGCTGTTGGAATTGTCGGTTGTAACAACCCTAAGTTCCAGCAGGATTCCATGAATGTGGGGCTCGCCAAGGAATTGATCAAGAAAGATATTCTTGTTCTGGTTACCGGATGCGTAACTACCGCAGCAGGTAAAGCCGGACTGCTGGTTCCCGATGCCATTGAAATGGCCGGACCGGGAATCAAGAAGGTCTGCGGCGCTTTGGGAATTCCGCCTGTTCTGCATTACGGGTCCTGTGTGGATAATGCCCGCATCCTGCAACTTTGTGCAGCACTGGCTGATGCTTTGAATGTAGACATCAGTGACTTGCCGGTTGGAGCATCCTCTCCTGAGTGGTATTCGGAAAAAGCCGCAGCAATCGGCCTTTATGCCGTAGCCAGTGGGATTTACACCCACCTCGGACATCCGCCGAATATTCTTGGTTCCGAAACTGTGACCAACATAGCTGTTTCCGGACTTGAAGATCTGGTCGGTGCTTCATTTGTTATTGAACCTGATCCGGTTAAGGCTGCCGAACTCTTCGATGAAAGGATCAAGGCTAAACGTATAGGTCTTGGTCTAAGCGAGTAG
- a CDS encoding DUF5320 family protein, with protein sequence MPFTNRNNNSSQRAGRGQGPCGAGMSRGRGAGFRQNDNMGPGIGRGMGAGRGQGLGLRRRDGSCQRMQNQDFGSDRYANDLERRIADLESENQRLRAEMNK encoded by the coding sequence ATGCCATTTACCAACAGAAATAACAATAGCTCCCAAAGGGCTGGTCGGGGACAGGGTCCTTGCGGAGCCGGAATGTCCAGAGGAAGAGGCGCGGGCTTCAGGCAAAACGACAACATGGGGCCCGGAATAGGGCGTGGAATGGGTGCCGGACGTGGACAGGGGCTCGGCTTAAGACGCCGGGACGGTTCCTGCCAGCGCATGCAGAATCAGGATTTCGGAAGTGATCGGTACGCAAACGATCTTGAAAGACGCATTGCCGACCTTGAATCTGAAAACCAGAGACTTAGAGCCGAAATGAATAAATAA
- a CDS encoding AsmA family protein, translating into MLAVLLRVKKLFWILFILFDLCILAAVVGGVFYLESDEPRIALENILSEKLEREVRFDENLDLIFYPWLGVETGPLTVSAPVDSAYPHQLTVQGIDFKVRLIPLLSGDLEVDTIIVDSPSLHVDRLKDGSLNLPLLGSDDGAENDDVGIKYFDSISVRGLSVLNATCSYSDKGSGNSFTVSGVNVRTGLLRKGTPLAFDLSAMLDAALFNLKAQANLKGLLDFSVQEKQVSLSETSLSVKVESDELLGKGEVVEGIASLDFNLVEGMIDVKGLVLQGAGVRLSGSANCTDIYHAPDFKGSLKSTRFDPKKVFSRFTPIPIPAEFKDILNVASFEMDFHSTLEKTELSHMVLAVDKTVIRGDFSLKDYRSPWLEFDVHADSVIFDPYAKLFDLEKKINGNGTAGKAKPESMKNPLRDMVIADLVKKIPCNGKLQLDRFVYDGINLENVKLAVSPGPKVASLSIGKGSYLDGDFGLSVDLAFDKRREKDVLYLNGQGSVSPFSLARIPLKVDSLKFHAGRAAFKLNYLRSNGRTPGELVRNLKLDSSFEGNDVVADLGFKNVPDELKKLRVKRAGLSLNFEPLAGKTPQGLVGRKVDLKLSGSFLEPEGSFKGRFNGGVLTSRFDPANVDIRDGKLDFSIGGKGVPFIKKDVSLVVSGSGAVKSGDLKLDNFSLKSGKINLSGSVDARRLGSETASANGELKLPKVACAEFFDLFGVGKPETQDPDAFESVSLDSSFQLNGENLTFRVNKASLDEAEAEATFQVTDFKKPFLNFVIKGDRVDVDRFLPPDVFASSTEDKGKENGFKEVQNFKFSEWQFPDALLGAINASGKVECNYFRIFDFAGSSLSADVDMKDQVIGINNMQGKFHEGNLAGKLDLGLKNGTVSLDTDIEVRQFEAGLFFADYVGRDCVKGKTDASLKLSGNSTANIDFVNTMTGGLAFKIVDGSYLFVTAAENDTKKEKSPSPTRFSVMSGVVNGKDGRFKVGNYLLKTDYLTATAKGGFSFPEDSINVQVNADIIKLPNLYLKLVNAFLDAMTGVNVAVTGKLSDPKVEVKGLERWSDVLNDVLGLPEQSFMFFRKLIF; encoded by the coding sequence GTGCTGGCAGTGCTTTTGCGGGTAAAAAAACTTTTTTGGATTCTGTTTATCCTTTTTGACCTCTGTATTTTGGCTGCGGTGGTTGGAGGTGTGTTTTATCTTGAGTCGGATGAACCACGCATTGCTTTGGAAAATATTCTCAGCGAAAAGCTCGAACGCGAAGTTCGTTTCGACGAAAATTTAGATCTGATATTTTATCCTTGGCTGGGGGTGGAGACCGGTCCCTTGACCGTTTCAGCTCCAGTAGATTCAGCCTATCCTCATCAACTTACCGTTCAAGGTATCGACTTCAAGGTTCGTTTAATTCCATTGCTCAGCGGGGATTTAGAAGTTGATACAATCATTGTGGATTCGCCTTCTCTTCATGTGGATCGCCTCAAAGACGGTTCTTTAAATCTTCCCCTTCTAGGATCTGATGACGGTGCGGAAAATGATGATGTCGGAATAAAATATTTCGATAGCATCAGCGTCCGGGGACTCAGCGTTTTGAATGCAACCTGCTCATATAGTGATAAGGGTAGCGGTAATTCATTTACGGTGTCCGGAGTTAATGTTCGTACCGGTCTGCTGCGTAAGGGAACCCCATTAGCATTTGATCTTAGCGCAATGCTTGATGCAGCCCTGTTCAATCTCAAAGCTCAGGCAAATCTTAAGGGACTGTTGGATTTTTCTGTGCAGGAGAAACAGGTGTCCCTTTCCGAGACTTCTCTATCAGTGAAGGTTGAAAGCGATGAGCTGCTTGGTAAAGGTGAGGTAGTGGAAGGTATAGCTTCGCTTGATTTCAATCTTGTTGAGGGAATGATTGATGTTAAGGGGCTGGTACTGCAAGGGGCAGGAGTACGTTTAAGCGGCTCGGCAAATTGTACTGATATTTATCATGCGCCTGATTTTAAAGGTTCTCTTAAGTCTACCCGTTTTGATCCCAAGAAAGTTTTTTCAAGATTTACGCCTATTCCCATCCCGGCTGAGTTTAAAGATATTTTAAATGTAGCTTCCTTTGAAATGGATTTCCATTCCACCTTGGAAAAGACCGAGCTTTCGCACATGGTTCTGGCGGTGGATAAGACAGTCATCAGAGGAGATTTCTCACTCAAGGATTACCGCAGCCCTTGGCTTGAGTTTGATGTGCATGCTGATTCCGTGATTTTTGATCCCTATGCGAAGCTTTTCGATTTAGAGAAAAAGATTAACGGTAACGGCACTGCTGGCAAAGCAAAACCTGAGTCGATGAAAAATCCGTTGCGCGATATGGTCATTGCCGATCTGGTGAAGAAGATTCCATGTAATGGTAAATTGCAGCTGGATCGTTTTGTTTATGACGGTATCAATCTGGAGAATGTGAAGCTTGCCGTCTCTCCGGGACCGAAGGTCGCCAGTTTAAGCATTGGCAAAGGGTCTTATTTAGATGGCGATTTCGGCCTGTCCGTTGATTTGGCCTTTGATAAGCGTCGTGAAAAGGATGTTCTTTACCTGAACGGCCAAGGCTCTGTCTCTCCGTTTTCTTTGGCGCGCATCCCGCTTAAGGTGGATAGTTTAAAATTCCATGCTGGCAGGGCTGCATTTAAGCTGAACTACCTGCGTTCCAATGGGCGCACTCCCGGTGAACTTGTCCGTAACCTCAAGCTGGATTCCAGTTTTGAGGGCAATGACGTTGTCGCTGATTTGGGCTTCAAGAACGTTCCTGATGAGTTGAAAAAGCTGCGGGTGAAACGAGCCGGATTATCGCTTAATTTTGAACCCTTGGCGGGGAAGACTCCTCAGGGATTAGTCGGCCGCAAGGTTGATTTGAAACTGTCCGGTTCTTTTCTGGAGCCGGAGGGCTCTTTTAAGGGCAGGTTCAACGGCGGGGTTTTGACCAGCAGATTTGATCCGGCAAATGTTGATATCAGGGATGGTAAGCTGGACTTTTCTATTGGCGGCAAAGGAGTTCCGTTTATCAAGAAAGATGTTTCGCTTGTTGTTTCCGGCAGCGGAGCAGTTAAGTCCGGTGATTTGAAGTTGGATAATTTTTCCTTGAAGAGTGGTAAAATTAATTTATCCGGCTCTGTGGATGCTCGCAGGCTTGGCAGCGAAACCGCCTCAGCAAATGGAGAGCTTAAGCTGCCTAAGGTAGCTTGTGCAGAATTTTTTGATCTCTTCGGAGTTGGAAAACCTGAAACTCAGGATCCCGATGCATTTGAGTCTGTTTCTCTGGATTCCTCTTTTCAGCTTAACGGTGAGAACCTAACCTTCAGGGTAAATAAGGCCAGCCTTGATGAAGCTGAGGCAGAGGCGACTTTTCAGGTCACTGATTTTAAAAAACCGTTTTTGAACTTTGTCATTAAAGGCGACAGGGTGGATGTAGACCGTTTTCTGCCGCCTGATGTTTTTGCCTCCAGTACTGAAGATAAAGGTAAAGAAAACGGGTTTAAGGAAGTCCAGAATTTTAAATTTTCGGAATGGCAGTTCCCCGATGCACTGCTTGGGGCTATTAATGCCAGCGGAAAGGTAGAGTGTAATTACTTTCGTATTTTTGATTTTGCGGGCAGCAGTCTCAGTGCGGACGTGGATATGAAAGATCAGGTTATCGGCATTAATAATATGCAGGGTAAGTTTCATGAAGGTAACCTGGCAGGAAAGCTCGACCTTGGTCTTAAAAACGGAACAGTTTCACTGGATACTGATATTGAAGTTCGCCAATTTGAGGCCGGGTTGTTTTTTGCTGATTACGTTGGTCGTGATTGCGTGAAGGGTAAGACTGATGCTTCCCTTAAGTTAAGCGGAAATTCTACCGCCAATATAGATTTCGTAAATACCATGACCGGAGGATTGGCCTTTAAAATTGTAGATGGTTCGTACCTTTTTGTTACTGCCGCTGAAAATGACACTAAAAAAGAGAAATCTCCCAGTCCGACCCGTTTTTCGGTCATGTCCGGTGTTGTTAACGGTAAGGATGGTCGATTCAAGGTTGGGAACTACCTTTTGAAAACAGACTACCTGACCGCAACAGCCAAGGGTGGATTCAGTTTTCCTGAGGATTCCATCAACGTGCAGGTCAATGCTGATATTATCAAGCTGCCAAACCTTTACCTGAAGCTGGTAAATGCTTTTCTTGATGCCATGACCGGGGTCAATGTCGCTGTAACAGGAAAGCTCAGCGATCCTAAAGTCGAGGTAAAGGGGCTTGAGCGTTGGAGCGATGTGCTTAATGATGTGCTCGGTCTTCCGGAGCAGTCTTTTATGTTTTTCAGGAAGCTTATATTCTGA
- a CDS encoding ATP-binding protein: MKQLVVISGKGGTGKTSVVSGLASLGPKKVLADCDVDAADLHLILHPEIRDTHDFFSGERPEINPELCTQCGLCAEHCKFDAISKDFAVMPEKCEGCGVCSYVCPVEAVSTAPRLCGQWFRSETRFGQMVHAELGIGEENSGKLVTTVRNASAEVGEELGAELVLVDGSPGVGCPVIASLTNADLAVFVAEPTISAVHDLKRVHKLTEHFKIPSMAIINKCGINAEQENEIKSFCTEKEILLAGELPYDTIFSKAQLAGQSAVEYDPDGMGKKIEAIWNKMEANL; encoded by the coding sequence ATGAAACAATTAGTAGTTATCAGCGGAAAAGGCGGTACCGGAAAAACCAGCGTAGTATCCGGCCTTGCTTCACTCGGTCCCAAGAAAGTCCTCGCCGACTGTGATGTTGATGCAGCTGACCTGCATTTGATCCTGCACCCTGAAATCAGGGATACACACGACTTTTTCAGCGGAGAACGTCCGGAGATTAATCCCGAACTCTGTACTCAATGTGGTCTTTGTGCCGAACATTGTAAATTCGACGCCATATCCAAAGACTTCGCCGTAATGCCTGAAAAATGCGAAGGCTGTGGAGTATGTTCATATGTGTGTCCGGTTGAAGCGGTTTCAACTGCTCCCAGACTCTGCGGCCAGTGGTTTCGCTCTGAAACACGCTTCGGACAGATGGTCCACGCAGAACTTGGTATAGGTGAGGAAAATTCCGGCAAGCTGGTTACCACTGTCCGCAACGCTTCCGCAGAAGTTGGGGAAGAGCTTGGCGCCGAGCTGGTACTGGTTGACGGTTCTCCCGGTGTTGGCTGTCCGGTAATCGCTTCCCTGACCAATGCAGATTTAGCTGTATTTGTGGCTGAACCGACCATTTCCGCAGTGCATGATCTGAAAAGGGTTCACAAGCTGACTGAGCACTTCAAAATCCCCTCTATGGCCATCATCAATAAATGCGGAATCAACGCCGAGCAGGAAAACGAAATAAAATCGTTCTGTACTGAAAAAGAAATTCTTCTGGCTGGCGAGCTGCCCTACGACACCATTTTTTCAAAGGCGCAGTTGGCCGGACAATCTGCTGTTGAATATGATCCGGACGGTATGGGGAAAAAGATAGAAGCCATCTGGAATAAAATGGAAGCAAACCTTTAA
- a CDS encoding FmdB family zinc ribbon protein: MPIYEYKCRECGAVYEEIASAGSAPAPCPSCGKDAGEKLMSSTSSLTGKDTPNIPDSAGTGCCGANPSSKGCVPGSCCGKA, encoded by the coding sequence ATGCCTATTTACGAATACAAATGCCGTGAATGCGGTGCCGTTTATGAAGAGATTGCCAGTGCCGGAAGTGCTCCAGCCCCCTGCCCTTCATGTGGTAAGGATGCCGGAGAGAAACTTATGTCTTCAACATCATCCCTTACGGGAAAGGATACCCCGAACATACCTGATTCTGCGGGGACCGGATGCTGCGGAGCCAACCCATCCTCTAAAGGATGCGTCCCCGGATCCTGTTGCGGCAAAGCTTAA
- a CDS encoding CGGC domain-containing protein: protein MGKEKILILGCSQAMDDVCTGCSRCMVGFNRRDGEFANCADDAELTAIVGCGGCPGSGIVTRMANIKLWNAPMGEVPNKVFVAPCITMHCPHKDILLKKINAKAGCEVIEGTHPYIPENIFAE from the coding sequence ATGGGTAAGGAAAAGATTCTCATTCTTGGATGCAGTCAGGCAATGGATGACGTTTGCACTGGTTGCTCGCGCTGCATGGTCGGCTTTAACCGTCGTGACGGTGAATTTGCAAATTGCGCAGATGATGCCGAGCTTACCGCAATTGTCGGCTGTGGCGGTTGTCCGGGGTCTGGGATAGTGACAAGAATGGCTAACATCAAACTATGGAACGCTCCTATGGGAGAGGTTCCGAACAAGGTTTTTGTTGCCCCTTGCATAACCATGCACTGTCCCCACAAGGACATACTGCTCAAAAAGATTAATGCTAAAGCCGGATGTGAAGTCATTGAAGGCACACATCCCTACATTCCCGAAAACATTTTCGCCGAATAA
- a CDS encoding P-loop NTPase — MKIAIASGKGGTGKTTVAVNFAAYLDSLGKSVSFTDCDVEEPNAHFFLNPDLSEEKDEFLPVPAIDEEKCLGESCRKCIELCRFKSLIWMVDSVLSFSELCHGCGLCELACPADAISEGKRLIGTTSTGKAGNIDFTRGLLRIGEAMSPPLIKAVKNISPRAEINILDCPPGTSCPVVESIDDTDFVVLVTEPTPFGLHDLNLAVQLMQTLNMPCGVVINRAGMGDDRVEKYLAEKKVPLLGSLPHSREAASSYSKGDLLYENIPGFKDEFARIWSSIQEHVSGAQ; from the coding sequence ATGAAGATAGCAATTGCCAGCGGCAAGGGCGGTACCGGAAAAACCACAGTTGCCGTTAACTTCGCCGCCTACCTTGACTCCTTGGGCAAAAGTGTAAGTTTTACTGACTGCGATGTGGAAGAGCCCAATGCCCACTTTTTTCTGAATCCTGATCTCAGTGAAGAAAAAGACGAATTCCTGCCTGTTCCGGCTATTGATGAAGAAAAATGCCTCGGCGAATCGTGCAGAAAATGTATTGAACTCTGCCGTTTTAAATCACTCATCTGGATGGTCGATTCCGTACTCAGCTTTTCGGAACTATGCCACGGTTGCGGGCTCTGCGAACTGGCCTGCCCTGCCGATGCCATCAGCGAAGGCAAACGCCTTATCGGAACAACTTCCACAGGCAAAGCAGGTAATATTGATTTTACACGGGGATTACTGAGAATAGGTGAAGCTATGTCCCCTCCGCTGATCAAGGCAGTTAAAAATATTTCCCCCCGGGCAGAAATAAACATTCTGGATTGTCCCCCCGGAACATCCTGTCCGGTGGTGGAATCCATTGATGACACAGATTTCGTAGTGCTTGTAACCGAACCCACCCCCTTTGGACTGCACGACCTTAATTTGGCAGTACAACTGATGCAGACCCTGAACATGCCTTGCGGTGTGGTTATCAACCGTGCCGGTATGGGTGATGACAGAGTGGAAAAATATCTTGCAGAAAAAAAAGTCCCCCTGCTCGGCTCCCTGCCGCACAGCCGTGAAGCCGCTTCCAGTTATTCAAAGGGCGATTTGCTCTATGAAAACATCCCCGGATTCAAAGATGAATTCGCAAGGATCTGGTCTTCCATCCAAGAACACGTGAGCGGAGCACAATAG
- a CDS encoding Crp/Fnr family transcriptional regulator yields the protein MKFSGINLLDELERADFEDIRNVFSERKFKKGAVIFAPDTEDDLVFIVAKGRVRIYLAYESKEFTLGILGPGDLYSTHAGCFVQAYEDGMLLTTDVQSVKRCMADIPIFNRTMVRVLGKILQNSFSVIDGLVFKDINSRLCAYLYKEADQYGKPVDGGIEINLNLTTEQLSTLLGATRQTVSTLLNNLIREGILVRIDRSDWLVSDLEQLKSFAEN from the coding sequence ATGAAATTTTCCGGTATCAATCTTCTGGATGAGCTAGAACGTGCTGATTTTGAAGATATCCGTAATGTTTTCAGTGAACGCAAGTTTAAGAAAGGGGCGGTTATTTTTGCTCCCGATACTGAGGATGATCTCGTCTTTATTGTCGCAAAAGGCAGGGTGCGTATTTACCTTGCTTACGAATCCAAGGAATTTACTCTTGGGATACTTGGACCCGGAGATCTTTATTCCACCCATGCCGGATGTTTTGTTCAGGCTTATGAAGACGGCATGTTGCTGACCACCGATGTTCAGTCCGTTAAGCGCTGTATGGCCGATATTCCTATTTTTAACCGCACTATGGTCCGCGTTTTGGGTAAGATTCTTCAGAATTCTTTTTCCGTAATTGATGGATTGGTTTTCAAAGATATCAATTCACGTCTCTGCGCCTATCTGTACAAAGAAGCAGATCAATACGGGAAACCCGTTGATGGCGGAATAGAGATAAATCTCAACCTGACTACCGAGCAACTTTCTACTCTTCTGGGCGCTACCCGCCAAACTGTATCCACCCTGCTGAACAACCTTATACGCGAAGGAATTCTTGTTCGAATTGACCGTTCTGACTGGCTTGTTTCCGATCTTGAGCAACTGAAGTCCTTCGCTGAAAATTAA
- a CDS encoding YihY/virulence factor BrkB family protein, whose product MTGGKVGRRISEFFLNDIWDWSASHVSGPIKILHTMARVGYLVTIGFLRDQCIIRASALTFTTMLSIVPFLAVAFSLMKGMGFQDSSYIQEMLLKVSAGREEVVGKILEYVDNTNVQTLGWIGVATLLFTVLSTVGTVEKAFNIIWKVSHGRTFWRKFTDFFSVIFICPVAVIVATSVSVSIKKQAVLQQFGSIYGITELESFLISLAPLVLIWLSFTFIYAFMPNTKVRITSALAGGVVAGTVWQMAQWAYINWQIGVTKYNAIYGSFAQLPLFLVWLYASWVIVLLGSEISYAVQNVMLYRQQKFMPDAGVEDMQKFSLLALSLMTMRFENSEHPYDLEELAGEIGVPVRFISPLLDRFVESGILIKGSEEGNELYSFAVSPRNLTMLQVMGILSGSGKGASTVVENPGMLFVAKMFDDIKIVIRESGCDTSLSECAENMDKFLKKLPAAPEDG is encoded by the coding sequence ATGACCGGTGGAAAAGTTGGAAGACGGATTTCCGAGTTTTTCCTGAATGATATTTGGGATTGGAGCGCTTCCCATGTCAGCGGTCCCATAAAGATTCTGCATACCATGGCCCGTGTGGGCTATCTCGTCACAATAGGGTTTCTTAGAGATCAATGCATTATTCGTGCGTCCGCACTCACATTTACTACAATGCTTTCCATTGTTCCGTTTCTTGCGGTGGCCTTTTCTTTGATGAAGGGAATGGGCTTTCAGGATTCAAGTTATATCCAAGAGATGCTGCTTAAAGTTTCTGCCGGAAGGGAAGAAGTTGTCGGGAAGATTCTTGAGTATGTGGATAATACCAATGTTCAGACTCTCGGCTGGATAGGTGTTGCTACCTTGCTTTTTACTGTTCTTTCTACTGTGGGAACTGTTGAAAAAGCTTTCAACATAATTTGGAAAGTCAGCCACGGACGCACTTTCTGGCGTAAATTTACAGATTTTTTCTCGGTAATTTTCATTTGTCCGGTGGCGGTTATTGTAGCCACAAGTGTCAGCGTATCCATCAAGAAGCAGGCTGTTTTGCAACAGTTTGGAAGTATTTATGGAATTACGGAGCTGGAAAGTTTTTTGATCAGTCTGGCTCCCTTGGTTCTTATCTGGTTGTCTTTCACTTTTATATATGCCTTTATGCCTAATACTAAAGTACGGATTACCAGTGCTCTGGCTGGCGGGGTGGTGGCTGGGACTGTCTGGCAGATGGCACAGTGGGCCTACATCAACTGGCAGATTGGGGTTACCAAGTACAATGCAATTTACGGCAGTTTTGCTCAGTTGCCGCTTTTTTTGGTTTGGCTTTATGCCAGTTGGGTGATAGTCCTGCTCGGCTCGGAGATTAGTTACGCTGTCCAGAATGTGATGCTTTATCGGCAGCAGAAGTTTATGCCCGATGCCGGAGTGGAGGATATGCAGAAGTTTTCCTTGCTGGCACTGAGCCTTATGACTATGCGCTTTGAGAATTCTGAGCATCCTTATGATCTGGAAGAACTTGCAGGGGAGATAGGTGTTCCTGTGCGGTTTATCTCTCCGCTGCTGGATAGATTTGTGGAAAGCGGAATTCTGATCAAAGGGTCAGAAGAAGGGAATGAGTTATATTCTTTTGCCGTTTCCCCCCGGAATCTGACCATGTTACAGGTTATGGGAATTCTTTCCGGGTCAGGTAAGGGAGCCAGCACTGTGGTTGAAAATCCGGGAATGCTTTTTGTTGCCAAGATGTTCGATGATATTAAAATTGTAATCCGAGAAAGCGGATGTGATACGTCTTTGTCTGAATGTGCTGAAAATATGGACAAATTTTTGAAAAAACTCCCCGCTGCACCTGAGGACGGTTAA
- a CDS encoding damage-control phosphatase ARMT1 family protein, whose amino-acid sequence MRTHLDCLPCFLKMALAGIRETCPGQEDIHEKVVKHWAAGFASADLSESPPSLAGRLFREVAEYVGEIDIFKTQKEEANKRVLELLPEVKNKVQASDEPLLAAMGVSIIGNYMDCAVMGEYDWEAELENLEHGLDHAAFSKFIHEVREHKSLLVLGDNAGEIGLDTILTGLLRDEGIDVTYAVRGKNILNDATVVDAKVVGMTDLCEVVTSGVDTPGTVLNRCSPEFLARLDESPVVLSKGQGNFESLWGVRPDVYYAFKVKCPVVADVTGHPMKTSLFCQEK is encoded by the coding sequence ATGAGAACTCATTTGGATTGCCTGCCATGTTTTTTGAAGATGGCTCTTGCTGGGATTAGGGAAACCTGTCCCGGTCAGGAAGATATTCATGAAAAAGTTGTAAAGCACTGGGCGGCCGGTTTTGCATCTGCTGATCTGAGTGAATCTCCTCCTTCCCTGGCCGGACGTCTTTTTAGAGAAGTCGCAGAGTATGTTGGCGAGATTGATATTTTTAAAACCCAGAAAGAAGAAGCCAACAAACGCGTGTTAGAGCTTTTGCCGGAAGTTAAGAACAAGGTACAGGCCAGTGATGAGCCGTTGCTGGCGGCTATGGGAGTTTCCATTATCGGCAACTATATGGATTGCGCAGTTATGGGCGAATATGACTGGGAAGCTGAACTTGAAAATCTTGAGCATGGTCTGGATCATGCTGCTTTCAGTAAATTTATCCATGAAGTGCGCGAGCATAAGTCTTTGCTGGTACTTGGTGATAATGCCGGGGAAATCGGACTGGATACAATCTTGACCGGACTATTGCGTGATGAGGGTATTGATGTAACCTATGCTGTGCGCGGTAAAAATATTCTCAATGATGCCACAGTGGTAGATGCAAAAGTTGTCGGCATGACTGATTTGTGTGAAGTTGTTACTTCCGGTGTTGATACACCCGGTACGGTGCTTAACCGTTGCAGTCCTGAATTTCTTGCTCGCCTTGATGAGTCCCCTGTAGTGCTCAGTAAAGGTCAGGGCAATTTTGAATCCCTTTGGGGTGTCAGACCGGATGTCTACTATGCTTTTAAAGTAAAGTGTCCGGTTGTGGCTGATGTGACCGGGCATCCCATGAAGACTTCATTGTTCTGTCAGGAAAAGTAA